One region of Chlorobiota bacterium genomic DNA includes:
- a CDS encoding DinB family protein has protein sequence MQHLLPELQSYLEQLAAIDHRVQTLLQGITEQQLNWRPAPERWSVGECVDHLTVTGTRLLERIEPAIANAKSAGKLSNGPFRYGPINRWFIRTLDEKGAKKIKTFPIYAPSASNNKEQVADEFSRFHRRLSEAIQSANGVDLKSTKVRSPAVRLLNLSLGAWFAATLAHERRHLAQASGVMQEPGFPTLSE, from the coding sequence ATGCAACACCTTCTTCCCGAACTCCAATCCTACCTTGAGCAGCTTGCCGCGATTGACCACCGCGTGCAGACCTTGCTGCAGGGCATAACCGAACAACAACTGAATTGGCGGCCAGCCCCGGAACGGTGGTCGGTGGGGGAGTGCGTGGACCATCTGACGGTGACCGGAACCCGATTGCTTGAACGGATTGAGCCAGCAATCGCCAACGCGAAATCGGCGGGGAAGCTATCGAACGGTCCCTTCCGCTACGGTCCAATCAACCGCTGGTTTATTCGGACGCTGGATGAGAAGGGGGCAAAAAAAATCAAGACGTTCCCCATCTACGCGCCATCGGCAAGCAACAACAAGGAGCAGGTGGCGGATGAATTCAGCAGGTTCCATCGGCGGCTATCGGAAGCGATCCAGAGCGCGAACGGGGTGGATCTGAAATCCACGAAAGTCCGCTCGCCAGCGGTGCGGCTGCTGAACCTTTCGTTGGGGGCGTGGTTTGCCGCCACCCTGGCCCACGAACGCCGCCACCTTGCGCAGGCATCGGGGGTGATGCAGGAACCCGGATTCCCCACGCTATCCGAATAG